taccttcgagacagacgtgtgattttagcttactaaaaacatacctgAAGGAAGtgtttatgtattttagtaaacttcaaacttgtaACTAAAGTTTTATCTCTTATCTGTTTGCGCATCTGTTCTCGGCAAAATGTCTGTTATTCCGCAGCTGTTATTCTGGCAAAATTGCATattgacatttttgttattttgtcgtAATCAGCACAACactcgccaaattttaatttcgatagacattattgttgatatcgtcgGGCGGAAAACAACTTCAACCTAGTATGGCGAGGACGAAAAAGCATAGTGTTTCATAGAGTCGGgcaaaaaacttttataacaggggcatcataaccCATGGACGcaatgtattaattaatatgCCATTTATCGTGTGATTGAAAAAATGGTATATGATTAGAGCAATAGGATTTTAAGGACTGTGTAGCTCAGTAGTTAAATGTGTGGTTAGAAGCTTGTGGTTGCACTCTCAgttagttcaaatccagcacgaagcgagcttttcattccaaggTTTTAATAACTACACtgacagacactgagatttatataattaGATTACTGCAACTGTACAAAATCGATGACAAAAGTTGGAGGATATGAAAGAAATGTTCGTAGAAAGAGTATGCAAAAGAGACAATGAGATATGAGCCGATAAAAAGCAAAATGAATGTGAAATCAGAAGAGCATTGGTTACCCGCACAAACTTTACCCAGCAGATTTGCAGCTGCATTGCGATAGAAGATTAGTCGTGTTATGTCTTCATATATTTGATGCTTCAACCTTGATCATTTGTATTTTTGCAATGGctcattatttttaacataaaaaattggCCAAGCTGGGTGACCATGAAGCAGCTTCAATTTTCACACCTACCACAAGTGTATGAAGAGAACGATGCACAAAATTAGTCATCGACTTTGGTTTGTTTGACAGACAGCTCATATTAGCCCTGTATATGGCCGATATTATATGAGCCGATATAACCTATTACCGATATTATATGAGTATCTTTAATATGGTACCATTTAAAGATCATCAACAATGAAATAGCATTTACCGGCATGTTGTTCCAGTCAAATTACAACTATATGCTTGAgtgttttttctatttatttgatataatttataatattagtCAGTATTATATGTAATCATAAATGGTATTATTAGACATGAGCCTGTAGTGTATCTACAAATTCCATCTATAAAACAATAGTTGAAAAGCttcccttaaaggttgacttgcaacaaaattcacattacagttatttgatatgaaaagattcaccatgtcttactctgttgtattgtaggtgcaaaatatgtgggaaggtgattacaagctcttaaaagctcaaaaatgaacagttaatcgcagccacacgagaccgtcgtagtttggattcgctttacaaaacggctcaaatgtgttagatggtttctgtttacactttcatgcaaccttattcgtcgaaatatttcacaaatatacttcacgcattcaataaaaccatgtctattgttcttacgcgtctatttcatcgtcattgttatgctttcacttttatcagtgatatcttataacttaccataaaaattcgtttaattttttagccttagcttgaaggagtaaatatcattgtctgataatcatgacgagcctgttggtcatttttgataattgaaaagtgctgcagaaattatttgcgaagtattgggtcacatgatcagattacgacttgacaattagatcaaaccgaaacaaaactgtaacgtagcgagcatctatatttgatacggggtcttctgtaaaacccgaagtgtttgtcataaactagtgctacgataagttttatattaagctttttattgcccttttaattcacgggagaacatcacgtgacaagatgataaccaaatttcatggttacgtcagagaaataaagagattccaatctacagcggctttttgtttttgagcttttaagatcttttaatcacatttccacatatttggcacctacaacacaacagagtaagacatggtgaatcttttgataccaaataactgtaatgtgaattttgttgcaagtcaaccttttagGATGACAAATTAATTGTCACATCTATTTTTGTGTTTCATTCGCATATAAGATGTGTTGCATTTTTATGGAGTAGTAAATCTTTTAACTAGTAACTATCCGTGTCTAAGCTTTGAAATattgtattttgttattttattgcaAGTGTTTCAAACTGTAGCCATGTGAAatgataatacatatattaagTTTGAATGAATGTTAAGTGGATTAGGTCAAACTGAGCCCTTGACAGTGTTCTCAAAGTTTCTGCAAGCACTAAGTTAGCATCAACAAATATGCATAATGGACCTCTTGAGAGCGCAAATAAAAAGCGCAAGTAAAAAGCACAGGAAATGTCTTAGTGTTTATTACACTTCTAGCAGTTAGACTAGGAGATGGCCGATACGTGTATGTGAGTGGAGCTGCAGTGAGTAAACAAAGACATGTTGTAATCAATTATTAGAAAATCAGCCTATTATCGGACATATTTTTAATGTCTGAGGTTAGCTTCTACAGCTGAAAAGATATGGTGAAGAACAAGGGGCTCACAGGAAAGAGTCACGCTTACGAGTGACCTTCAGTGAGAACAGAACATTAACTTAGTTTAAAGCTATTTTGTTCAGTTCTTTTTCAGTTGATTGAGCCATGACCATGGACTTTAATAGCCCAAATATTTGCCTTGTTTTGTCACCGGCAAAAGGTTGTTTGTTTTAGTCTTAAATGTAATAACAGTATTAATTCAAATATACTTATTCCCATTTATATATgcctatatttttatttgcattaatAAACTGGTCGCGAGAGGAGGGAGGGCGAGTAAAAGGGAGAAAAATGTTTGATTTACCTGATGGTttgatttataaaattaaacctTGTAAAATAGATACTGCATGTAGATATAGCTCtctttaaattatatatttttatgttttttgtcgGAAAAGTAGTATAAAAATAATGCTGAAGCAACTGTTGTATTCCTACTGGTCACTTACCAGTAAGAAGAATCTTTAGTAAAGAACCTGCTGTCACTGGTTTCTCCACTATATAGTGGGATCTAGTCCTTTTACGTCATGTGACGTCCTGATCCGGGTTACGGCGAGAGACTCCGTAGCCTCGGAACCTATAATGTGCATAGACGCATTTTTAACAGCAACATTTTAGTAGACAATTTATGCTATCACAAtctttacatgtattattagtTAATCTCATCTGTCAGATCGTATTGTTACTTATCtagtgtttgttttatttcattcttaGGAGTTCCGACATTTCTTTACCCTAAAGATGGAAAGAGACAGCTATTGGCCCAATTCAAGCCATACAACTTACATTGGCCTATCAGAGCAGGGTTCGATGTCACACACATAGCAGCAGGCTGTGGTTTCACCATACTTGCTGGATCCATGAAGGATAAGTCACTAGCTTTGTACGGCTTTGGCCTCAACACAGATTCCCAGCTTGGCTTTCATTCCAGCAATGGTAAAAATTGAAATGTGTTCTAGTTTTATCGTGTTATGAAAAGTTCACATCGTAACTAAGCATGGATGCCTTTAAAACACAAAACCAAGAACAAATAAAGTTCtagtttgaaatttttatacatgtatatttatttttttaaatgttataatACTCTCTCTTACTACAGACCTACGATATTGTGGATGCAACTTCCGCAATTAACATGACTTTATTTGACAACTTCCAGTCGACTTGCATGAACAAACAATGATTTGCTGACAATCAAATGATAATGTCAGGATTAACAGTGATAAGAATCTGCTTTTCATTGGtacatattatttttacatttgaagATAACTTGGTTTATTAAAGTCAAAGTTTGGCACCCTTCGTGAACGTcattttcactcgaacattgtAAATACACTACGGTCGTGTTTCAAACATTTACATTACAGGCAAAGTTTTGGATTATCTTTTGTCACAGGAAGCGATCGAGTTACCAGATGATTTGGTGCAGTCGCCAGTTGAATTTGTTTCTATCGGCTGTGGAAGAGCTCACACAGTTGTTGCTACTAAGAAGGCCAGTGCGTAAACTTGCTGAATATTGTAGGAATATTAACAATGAAGTTGCTTGGCTTTGAACAATAATCTCATTGGGCTTTTCTCTTCTTCAGTTTTTACCTTCGGAAACAATGCCTTGGGTCAGTGTGGTAGAGACATTGTGGAAGGAGAAGTATATAAAGGAAGTCGCATTGTGCACAAGATAGATATGACAGATGTGGTGAAAGTTGTTTGTGGATATGACCACACCTTGATACTTACAAGTGATGGCAAAGTTTGGAGTTGCGGTCTCGGAACTGATGGGCAAACAGGTTGGTAACGTTCCACAACCAACAAAAACTTTcttgtaaaattttgttttgatatAAATTCTGAAagtagttgttttcttattaATACAAATGCAAATTGGTTTACTTATTTGTTTGCTCAATACAAATGGCATTCATTCcaagataaaaaattatatggtTCTTGTTTATTCAGagtcaatatatattttttaccaGGGAAAGCTATTCGACTTATGATTTGACACCCTATAGTCTGCTAGCAGCTGGCAAGCTTTTACATGTGATGTCTGCTTAACCATGCGCTGGCCATCATGTTACGCTGTAGACCTCTTCCATTTTAGGTTTGGGCCATTACAAAACTTCAGGGAAAATCACTCGAGTTGAAGGAGAAATTGTAGATGTGCATATCAAGGATATTGCTTGTCGCTGTGACACAGTCCTCGCAGTATCTGGTAATGTCCGTATTTTCTTGATTGAATATGAATAGATCTACCTTGTTCGTAATGCAAAGAATATTCTCaatatatatgaaaaaatgaaaatggttTTGTGAAGCTAATCACATTATTACATACTAATGAAGGGTTGCAATGATTGTAGGATGCTAGTTAAATGCCttgtgttgcacgggtaataaaaaggtttttgcacggaaaatttatttttaatcaacatatacaacattcaccattctaacttttgaatgaaggtgtttgtttgttagtgtgtgtgctataagtttaattaaaacttatgctatatatatacttaatatttatagcattttgatGAAGTCTGGGCGCATCTTTTTCTTGTAGTAGTTTTAGGAAGCTAGCTGAagcatgcatattttaaccaatcgccaGTAAAGATTAGcgggtgtaataaatatgttcaCAAtaattccatagtatggcaagtagACCATATGACGTAGTGTATAGCACGCCTGTTTGCAGAACCAGGATTTCCGAGCTCAATTGTGGAGCTAAACGGTTTTTTTTTCGTTCCTTACACTTTTTCGCaataactggacatacggacAACAGACCAACATATAACAAATGCTTAGATCTATATAAATGTACGTATATAGAAAGTCAAATTTCAGTTCATGATCACCTCAACAAATGActtttttgcataaaatttggTTACGATAGTTGTCACGACGTATGACAGCTACAGTTTTTGACATTTTTGTAAATCATGactaatatatgtatgtactagctgtgcctcctggtgttgcccgggtattaaaaatctataaaattatacatatgtatgcaatTCTTCTTCACATAGATGGATACTACATCGCTTGAGTACTATTAAACAGTGCTTGCCTTACAATTTTGAAGTCATAGATCTCAAGAATTCTAGTGCAAGCGGTAACAGTTGGATGGGAAAAGCAAAGAAGGGAATAATTATTTTGATTCAGTCGGGGAGGGGGGGGAGGAAGAAGCAAAGAAGGGaataattattttgattaaatcaataagaataaaaaaaacGTGGGTAAACATCTTCAGTTCAATTCCTAACACAATCACCAAAACTAGTATAAAGTAGAAGTGATGTGAAAGAAGAAAGCCCGAAACAAGAAGAGTAAGATTATATAAAAGATTACGCATAAAAGcgaatataaataaatacatacaagtTATAGTAATTTAAAGCTCATCTAGTCTAAGTGGGACTAGTTCCATATCTCTATCACCTCCTCTACTTACACATCAACCATCTGGGCTCTAGGCTATATCTTCATTCTTATTCTCCAAAAAGCTTATGTGACATACAAACCACTTTATTGATTATCCCACGgacaaacgagcggagcgaatgtttgagagtttttatgataaatgcatgtgcacacaacttacgaaaattattcatcaacaatgtcgaaacccttgcatcgaaatctcatcaacaaatttaaccatttttttgtagattcattaaagtataataacgatacaaaacacatacaaacctatttaaacatgttaccaagtctttgaaaggttaccagaaaatcttaaaactaacccatctgatcggattatacataaataggcagattaatttggccgaaaatcgttattaaaactggccaagccttacttttatcaacattAAAACTGGCAatcgaaacgccgagcgacagaaaagagaacaattaagtcgggcgcatttcacgaaaaaataacgtgcacatttccccagtctatagcattgtcgaattggcgacggtttctgtaattaacgtagaagtacaggaatcgtttcttttttgccgatttaaaCGTAATTGAcgttttggaaacttttgagtactttggtattctaactgatgttcaaaacagtgaaaataaaggaaatgacgatgatgtttttttctaatgattctaatgagattattacaatatttaattataagtttggatattcttcttgatacttcttgatattgttagctatgacgttttgaaatgtaaacaaaattgtgcattggttttctattattactgtgttaataatattggttattctaatagtatcagtgcattttacttctaatattgcatttctcctattgcaggaggagagatataaacatataatcttttcattttattattgctgtttgtcatgatcaaacacttttttaaatagattttctaaaaatctatataaatgtcacaacttcttgatattgttagctatgacgttttgaaatgtaaacaaaattgtgcattggttttatattattactatattaataatattggttattctaataatatcaatgcattttacttctaatattggccaatattgcatttctcctattgcagggggagagatataaacatataatcttttcctttcattattgctgtttgttgtatataataacacccatacccagtacattacagctaccattgcagttatcctattgcactgcagtgccatttgactgctaatattgcatttctcaaccatcagtaccctttctttttttccaatatcactttggtcgtgggctgtatgacagtggaatttcttgttactttatttttgtatatatatcctATTTTTGTATACTTAGTTTAttgcatagttttatataatggaTTTATTTGCATGCCATATGTAACCAATATGCTGGCAATCcagtgcaccgtgagagattatcaggttcCAGGGGTTTCATTCTCAACTTTCATCTCCAAGGGCTCGACAAAAAAAAGTACATTTTAGGGGTGTTTTTGGTGGCCAGACACTCTAGAGTGTTTTCATAACAAAGGGTATGTTTTTAGCTTGGTAGCAGTAGATATGGGCCAAACCTGTCTCATTGAGTTCCACACAAGGGGAACATGCCAAAAAGGGGGCAATTAGTCTGTAGTGATGAAGTGATAAGgggtagttttttattaatgtgtaagtcagtggaaagggtgcattttataacatctcaGACTAGCGCTGGGTGATGAATAAAAGAGAGTGAAACCCCCGggtatcaggtgtaataactatctgcacaattattccaaactGTAGGGAGGTAGTTAATCGGTTCAGgtgttagagagttggtctGACAAGCtaaatgttgtgagttcaaattctgtactatgcaatttttttttcaacatacaATCAAACacagctcctattatagtaaagactactgAATGCCttgcattgcccgggtaataaaaaagtcagacaaaaaagacagaaaaacattgtgttccattTCATAAGCGAAAATACCTTATAACAGGAGCATCGTAATCCGAGagtactgtattaattaataataaaaagcatACATCTAGGGTGTGCAATTGccaaaaggatatacagtatatggtaagagcaatgGAAATGATAAAAACGACTTAGCCTTGTAGTGACGAGCACTTGGTAGTAGACTTGTGATTCCAATGTCGCGAattcaaatccagtacgaagGTGATTGTtctttgctaaaactttatcactataactggacacacggacACATGATAGatagacaaacattgagatttatatatatgtatatagattaccTAAAGTATTTCTCATCAAGTTTTGAGCTTTGAAATGAAATAAATGGAACACCGTGTATTTCTGTAGCAATATGCATGTTAACGTATGGTGGCTTCAACATGTGAAAAAATGACAGAAAGGATCAACTTCATATGATGAGAGTTGAATAGAATTGGATATTCATGTGCGATACACATAAGTGCGTGTCACATCTGCTTACACCGCTGAATTCAGAAGTCAATGAAGTAAAAACAATCTCAGGCTTTTTTTATTGCGTATTTATACTTTCTTGAGAAACTTTCATTCTCAAATAGATATACACTTGGAGGAAACAGTTATCCTGTTTGTTCACAGCTGAGGGAGACGTGTTTGGATGGGGTAACTCCGAGTATGGCCAGTTGGATATGATAACCAATGATCCCCAAGTGAACTCACCTAGACATCTACCTATCAGTTCAGCCTGTGGCAAGGTGAAGGTCGTTGCTGCCTCTGGCACAAGCTGTGCTCTTTTGAAtggtaatgttttaacaatattGAATTTACTGCCTATTGGTACCACTATATCATTATGTTATTAGcgacaaataaaatgcacatatCTATATTTAAATCTGATGTGATAATGATAAAGTGAAtgcatcttttaaaaacaataacaagACACTTAAATTGATTTCAATCCTTTGTAgttttcttgcatgctagtaTGTTTCTAACCGTTCCACGTACTTTCGCAGGATCAGTAGCTCGATAACAAATAGGAATTATAATCATTATTGCTACATGTATTAGCCAACTATTCATACGAACAGCAGAAAAACTGAGCGTTATTATTATGCCATTTTTCATATTTAAGGTTTTCGTACAGAGTCGCTTAAGATGACCCAATATTATTTGCCTAAACAAATCCCACTACCAATATAATCACAAATACTACTTTGCTTATTTTCTGTGCACATTGTTGAGAAATTTGGGACTATCATATGCCACAGCTTATTTATGAGtcatattatatacttattgcGATACGTTGGATGTCGGCATAGTTTGTTACCCCAGGCTTACTATTAATCCTGGGATTGACTGGAATTTTTTTCTTTCCCAATCAGATGGCTCGCAGTATGTGTGTAGATTTTAAACACAAATTGCTGAACTGCTTTCAATGAATGCATTCGTTGGGGGATGATTGTCCTTAACGATGTCCTTAATACATGCGGAGGTGCATTCTTGGGTTTCTAatcaggtgggtgtttaagaagctggttctcaggaaccaggaGCGGTTTTGACACCTAATATTTTTCGTGATTTGAAGGAAGGTACAGCGCGTATGAGTGTGAAGTTTGAGCAGAATCGGCCAAAAATGTTGAAACCCATTATATTTGCGCAAACAAATACAGACAGACTatcagacagacacaatgacaaagtgggatttattaataaagatttttaatgtttctatcgaactttttcaaatatgttACAAAGTATGTAACATTTCCTATTTTTAACTGCAGTAGAAATATGAAGAAAGATATGTTTGTTTGCGCTATATATGCTTATGTAAAGTTTTGTGTAGGCATTGGTAAACATGTGTAGGTAGCAGCACTGGAAGGGAAATCCAATTTTAGTTTTTGAATAAATCAGAATATGAAAAAGATGTAACTGCAGAAGGATTTTAGTTTCTCATGTCAAACTTCCTATTGGACGTTGAGGGTGTGTTCATACCACATTTCTGTACCCGTTTAGTATACTAGCTTTAGTTTTCATTGCTTGTGGCTTTTTGTGGATTAAGCTTTTTTTTCAGGTGTCTTCAACATTTAAAGTTCACCATTATAAAAGCCGTGAGATGTCACCAAGTGACATTTCTTTTCAAATGGCTCTCATTAAAATTTATCTCCACATGCGTAATTATGTTTGAAGAGAAAGGTGAGGTCTATGTCTGGGGTTATGGCATCTTGGGAATGGGACCTAAGGTTCAGGAGTCGACCGAACCACAACTCCTCCCTATGCCTCTCTTTGGTTTAACTGCCTTTTCTAAAGATATTCAAGTCACGGGCATATACAGTGGAATCAGCTGCCTGGCAGCCCTTACTAGTAAGTGCACATTCTCTGTGTCCAGCTGTCTGTATTTGTTTTCTTCATTTAAAATCTTCCCTCATGTAATGACTCATATTGGTACGGACCATCATTTGTGTTATAATAAGCAGTCTAGTATTCCAGCCCTTCTAACGCGAACAATGATGAGCAAGCCATTCCAGTTTTTCCAATAATTTATATAGTATAATTCTGTGTGTACATCAGCATTGTTATAAATCTTTGTCggaatttatttttgtgtacaaATAAAGCACTATTCTACATCTATATGAGCTATGGAATGATGTTTTATTTGGATTTGAGTTTGCTATATGCTTCAactggtaaatattaacacCTTTGCTGCACCAAGCAGTTATATAGTCTAATGATACAGTGAATACCAGGGTGGCAAGCATGCTAATAATTGCATTGGTTTTTACTATTGAaagtcttaaaggttgacttgcaacaaaattcacattacagttatttggtatcaaaagattcgccatgtcttactctgttgtgtagtaggtgccaaatatgtgggaatgtgattaaaagctcttaaaagctcaaaaacaaacagaaaatcgcagcgacacgagaccgccctagtttggattcgttttccaaaacggctaaaatgttatgtatgtgtgggagatggtttatgtttacactttcatgcatccttattcgtcaaactattttcacaaatatacttcacgcttgcgataaaaaccatgtctattgttcttacgcgtctattttatcggcatcgtaatgctgcaactttgagcactaatatctcaaaacatagcgtaaaaatatgtttaattttttaaacttagcttgaacgattgcatatcatcctctgataaaagtgatgagccttttggtccgctatgatgatcgaaaaatgctgtagaagttgttcgcgctatatggcgggaattgtaagtcacatgatcagataatgttagtttcagttcaagtttgatctatcgcaaataacagatacgctttctcgtattaaacttgttaatttcaattcgtcataatctctaacCCGCCAcgtcgtgtttgtgcagctggcaagctgagaagcaccttttttcttgcccaagagcagagaaaagaccagaccttcaccgggcgtggagcaactgggtgaagctggatgtgacaaactttatttattcgcctacttactcttacctttgttttcgccatttcaaagacgacatgttttctaacctgtttgcatactccacatgccaccaaagcacgtgagtaatttattttatgaaccacttgtattagtagtagtaactcgggttattttctagtattctcctaatactactgtattaatctatatttaatattacaatattaatgtcatttaattgtaaaatgatattattagtattttatctttttaattacgtgtattattcttattataataacaaaactaattcatactgcatatct
Above is a window of Watersipora subatra chromosome 3, tzWatSuba1.1, whole genome shotgun sequence DNA encoding:
- the LOC137390725 gene encoding RCC1-like G exchanging factor-like protein, with product MLDNLTVCQIYRFAKFFHPGNRSFSTSRIFLKKQEEKPLLKYIGKHHTRAKRIYVWGNTRTGALGVPTFLYPKDGKRQLLAQFKPYNLHWPIRAGFDVTHIAAGCGFTILAGSMKDKSLALYGFGLNTDSQLGFHSSNGKVLDYLLSQEAIELPDDLVQSPVEFVSIGCGRAHTVVATKKAIFTFGNNALGQCGRDIVEGEVYKGSRIVHKIDMTDVVKVVCGYDHTLILTSDGKVWSCGLGTDGQTGLGHYKTSGKITRVEGEIVDVHIKDIACRCDTVLAVSAEGDVFGWGNSEYGQLDMITNDPQVNSPRHLPISSACGKVKVVAASGTSCALLNEKGEVYVWGYGILGMGPKVQESTEPQLLPMPLFGLTAFSKDIQVTGIYSGISCLAALTNTKSLYTWGHNPHGCLGLGHKQDQFFPFLVSTGSEVNDVACGADHMVANCRAFI